The window GAGGATCAGCGCTGCGGCCACCACGACCGCCCACACCAGCATCGTCAGGCCGGTGTCCTTGAGCACCGGGATCAGGTCCTTGCCGCCCTGTCCGCTGCGCACCGGTCCGGCCGCACGCAGGGCGAGCGGCAGCGCGAGCAGGCCGGCCGCGCACCACGGCGTCGCGGCGATCAGGACCAGCGTCAGCACGAACGGGATCGCCGTCAGCACGGTGAACAGCACCCGTGTTTTCGCGTCGCCGAGCCGTACGGCCAGCGTGATCTTGCCCGACTCCGCGTCGGTGGGGATGTCGCGCAGATTGTTGGCGACCAGGACCGCCGACGACAGGCAGCCGATGGCCACGGCCAGCGTCAGCCCGACCCAGTCCACCCGCAACGCCTGCGTGTACTGGGTGCCGAGCACCGCGACGAGGCCGAAGAACACGAACACCGCGACCTCGCCGAGCCCCAGATACCCGTACGGTTTCGAGCCGCCGGTGTAGAGCCATGCGCCGGCGATGCACACCGCGCCGACCGCGATCAGCCACGGGGCGGAGAACCAGGCCAGCACCAAGCCGGCGAGCGCGCCGACGGCCAGGCTCACCACCGCCGCCGTCAGTACCGACTTCGGTGCTGCGAGCTTCGATCCGACCAGGCGCAGCGGGCCGGAGCGGACATCGTCGGTGCCGCGGATGCCGTCGGAGTAGTCGTTGGCGTAGTTCACCCCGATGATCAGTGCGACGG is drawn from Mycolicibacterium gilvum and contains these coding sequences:
- a CDS encoding 1,4-dihydroxy-2-naphthoate polyprenyltransferase, giving the protein MASLAQWIEGARPRTLPNAVAPVIAGTGAAAWLDGTSWWKALLALVVAVALIIGVNYANDYSDGIRGTDDVRSGPLRLVGSKLAAPKSVLTAAVVSLAVGALAGLVLAWFSAPWLIAVGAVCIAGAWLYTGGSKPYGYLGLGEVAVFVFFGLVAVLGTQYTQALRVDWVGLTLAVAIGCLSSAVLVANNLRDIPTDAESGKITLAVRLGDAKTRVLFTVLTAIPFVLTLVLIAATPWCAAGLLALPLALRAAGPVRSGQGGKDLIPVLKDTGLTMLVWAVVVAAALILG